Proteins from a single region of Flaviflexus salsibiostraticola:
- a CDS encoding TetR/AcrR family transcriptional regulator: MTQFSIVGRPRSSDADERIMRAALDLYGEAGWYGFNLTNVAKLAGVGKSTMYARWNSRDRLLIDSFNQFIEFPPITGTTVREILRDEVIYRLGLYFGEHSKAIRRILVEMNTENEPALIEIYNAHVLYPMRAVRDRLWILKNAGELSTQISVTRLLDAIEGSTLMRALTLHPDNVECFKTEFAEYADDLVDDQLRILHHAGDLRLA; encoded by the coding sequence GTGACTCAGTTCTCTATTGTTGGGCGGCCGCGAAGCAGCGATGCGGATGAGCGGATCATGCGCGCAGCGCTCGATCTCTACGGCGAAGCCGGCTGGTACGGGTTCAACCTGACGAACGTGGCGAAGCTGGCCGGCGTCGGAAAGTCGACGATGTACGCCCGCTGGAACAGCCGGGACCGCCTCCTCATCGACTCCTTCAACCAGTTCATCGAGTTCCCCCCGATCACGGGCACGACGGTCCGGGAGATCCTGCGCGACGAGGTGATCTACCGCCTCGGCCTCTACTTCGGCGAGCATTCGAAGGCGATCCGCCGCATCCTCGTCGAGATGAACACGGAGAACGAGCCCGCCCTCATCGAGATATACAACGCGCACGTCCTCTACCCGATGCGGGCGGTCCGCGACCGTCTCTGGATCCTCAAGAATGCCGGCGAGCTGTCGACGCAGATCTCCGTCACGCGCCTGCTCGACGCCATCGAGGGATCGACGCTCATGCGCGCCCTCACCCTCCACCCGGACAATGTCGAATGCTTCAAGACCGAGTTCGCCGAATACGCCGACGACCTGGTCGATGATCAGCTGCGGATCCTCCACCATGCCGGGGACCTGCGCCTCG